One part of the Sporosarcina ureae genome encodes these proteins:
- a CDS encoding GAF domain-containing protein, with product MTGQPNSNFQLAIDELKETLHADFIALALVDLQKNHHELKWRYVTGNISLRYRRIVLHSGKGIAGSVFKTGKPLRIENVETSVKYQDLYNYPIIVFEKLKSFGAIPLFQEDHVQGVLLISYREVNRLTAEKFEEFRRVVGPQFGPFHMKERLKDDYIEQ from the coding sequence ATGACGGGACAACCAAATAGTAATTTCCAACTAGCGATCGACGAATTGAAAGAAACGCTTCATGCCGATTTCATTGCTCTAGCGTTAGTGGATTTACAGAAGAACCACCACGAATTAAAGTGGCGATATGTCACGGGGAATATAAGTTTACGCTATCGTAGAATTGTTCTTCATTCAGGTAAAGGTATAGCAGGGAGCGTTTTCAAAACAGGTAAGCCTCTGAGAATCGAAAATGTGGAGACGTCCGTAAAGTATCAGGATTTATATAACTATCCCATAATCGTATTTGAAAAGCTGAAGAGTTTTGGCGCGATTCCTTTGTTTCAAGAGGATCATGTGCAAGGTGTGCTACTGATCAGCTACCGTGAAGTGAATCGGTTGACGGCTGAAAAGTTTGAGGAATTTAGGCGCGTAGTAGGACCTCAATTCGGACCGTTTCACATGAAGGAGCGATTGAAAGATGACTATATTGAACAATGA